The genomic interval CAGCTTTGGCCAGTCTTCGGGCGCGGCGGCGTCGATGTTCGGCAGCCGCAACCGCTATACCGCCTCGGCGCTGGTTTCGGCCCTGTCCTGGCTCTTCGGGGCGGGCTTTGCCCCGCTGACCGCATTGTTCCTGTCAACGACCTTGGGCCTTTATGCCGCCGGGCTTTACCTGCTGTCCGGTGCGATCTGCACGGTGCTGGCGCTGTGGGCCGTGCGGCAGCTGGAATTCCAGGGCGGCGAAGGCGTGGAATAGACACACCACCATCAATCCCGAAGCGGCGCCCCACCGGGCGCCGTTTTCAATTCCGCCACCCTGCATGAAAATTTCGCCCTCCCCCCTTGCGGCAGGCGCGGCGACCGCCCATGTCACCCTCTGCGGGACCGGGCCCCTCTGACGACAGCGAATGTCGTGATGTCGGACCGCATCGAGCGTGCTCGATGTCAAACGGCCCGAACCTGACCTTCCGTCTGACCTCTCGGCACTCAACTGGAATGACGAGGGCAAATGGAACTTCTTTTTCTGACTTTTCTGGGGCAGCCGACATGGATGTGGCTGCTGTTCATCGGCTTGGTTATCACCCTGCTGGCACTGGATCTGGGCGTTCTGAACAAGGGCGACCAGGAAATCGGCGTGGCGCAAAGCCTGAAACTCTCGGCGATGTATATCGCGCTTGGACTGGGCTTTGCGGGCTTTGTCTATTGGCAGATGGGCGGCGAGGCGACGGCGCAATATCTGACCGCTTTCGTGGTCGAAAAGACGCTGGCCATGGACAATATCTTTGTCATGGCGCTGATCTTCAGCTTCTTCGCGATCCCGCGCCGCTATCAGCATCGGGTGCTGTTCTGGGGCATTCTGGGCGTGATCGTGCTGCGCGGCATCATGATCGCCCTGGGCGCGACCATCGTGACGCAATATCACTGGGTGCTGTATATCTTTGCGCTGTTCCTGATCTTTACCGGCATCAAGATGCTGTTCGCATCCGAGGAAAATCACGATCTGGCCGATAACCGGGTGCTGAAATTCCTACGCAGGCGGTTTCGCGTCACGGACGAGCTGCACGGCAATGCCTTTATCGTGAAGCAACCCGATCCCAAGACCGGCAAGATCGCCCGCTATGCCACCCCGCTTCTGCTGGCGCTGGTCCTGATCGAGATCGCCGATATCGTCTTTGCCGTGGATTCGGTCCCCGCCGTCTTCACGATCACCACCGATCCCTATATCGTCTATACCTCGAATATCTTTGCCATTCTGGGCCTGCGCGCGCTGTATTTCGCGCTGTCAGCGATCCTGCATCGTTTCGCCTATCTGAAATATGCGCTGTCGCTGCTGCTGGTCTTTATCGGCTCGAAGATCTTCATCGCCGATGCGATGGGCTGGGAGAAGTTCCCGCCGGCATGGTCGCTGGGCATCACCTTCGCGATCCTGGCTGCGGGCGTGCTGTTTTCGCTGTGGAAGACAAGCGGCAGCGATCAGCCCGCGCAGAGCGGCAAAAACGGCGCCAAAAATCGCGGATAAGCGTGCAAACGTCGAAAAATCGATCCACCGGCTTGTTTGCGGGGATCGCATGAACCAAACTGGACCCGGCAGCGTTACCTGCCGGGTTATTCACGAGTCAGTACGCGACGATGCAGGACAAAGATTGCCAGGCCGGGACGGCCCCGCCCACGGGGTCCGATCAGGACAAGCCTGACGAAAGCGGCGCCGAAGAGGACCGAAGTCAGCCATCACCCGACGGCCCCAGACGCCGCAAGAAACTGTCCGAAGTGCTGGCCGAGATTGCCGCAGATGACAGCCGCGAACGGATCTCTGTCTCTGACCTGATGGAAGAGACACGCTTGCGGGCCTCGGGCGCGCTGATCCTTCTGTTCGCGCTGCCCAATGCGCTGCCAGCCCCGCCAGGCACCTCGGCCATATTGGGCCTGCCGCTGCTGTATCTGTGCATCCAGATGGCGCTTGGCCGGACGCCGTGGCTGCCGAAATTCATCCGCGACCGGTCGCTGGCGCGCGACGATTTCGTGGCCCTTCTGGGCCGGATGGGACCGATCCTGCAACGTGCCGAACGCTATCTCAGGCCCCGGCTGTTGCCGCTGACCACGCGGTCTGCGGAACGCCTTCTTGGCGGTTTTTGTGCCTTTCTGGCGCTGCTGGTCGCGCTGCCCATCCCCCTGGGCAACATGCTGCCCGCGCTGGCCATCAGCATCATCGCCATCGGCATGGTCGAACGCGACGGTGCGTGGATCATCGCCGGGCTTTGCGTGGGCATAGCCTCGATCATCCTTGTCTGGGGGGTGCTGGTGGTTCTTGTCAAAAGCACAGCATACCTTCTTACTCAGGCATTTAGCTGATATGCACGGCCTGAA from Paracoccus fistulariae carries:
- a CDS encoding TerC family protein; the protein is MELLFLTFLGQPTWMWLLFIGLVITLLALDLGVLNKGDQEIGVAQSLKLSAMYIALGLGFAGFVYWQMGGEATAQYLTAFVVEKTLAMDNIFVMALIFSFFAIPRRYQHRVLFWGILGVIVLRGIMIALGATIVTQYHWVLYIFALFLIFTGIKMLFASEENHDLADNRVLKFLRRRFRVTDELHGNAFIVKQPDPKTGKIARYATPLLLALVLIEIADIVFAVDSVPAVFTITTDPYIVYTSNIFAILGLRALYFALSAILHRFAYLKYALSLLLVFIGSKIFIADAMGWEKFPPAWSLGITFAILAAGVLFSLWKTSGSDQPAQSGKNGAKNRG
- a CDS encoding exopolysaccharide biosynthesis protein, whose protein sequence is MQDKDCQAGTAPPTGSDQDKPDESGAEEDRSQPSPDGPRRRKKLSEVLAEIAADDSRERISVSDLMEETRLRASGALILLFALPNALPAPPGTSAILGLPLLYLCIQMALGRTPWLPKFIRDRSLARDDFVALLGRMGPILQRAERYLRPRLLPLTTRSAERLLGGFCAFLALLVALPIPLGNMLPALAISIIAIGMVERDGAWIIAGLCVGIASIILVWGVLVVLVKSTAYLLTQAFS